The Solicola gregarius DNA window GCGAAACCTCCACCCGCCCACGTCATCGACGAGACGGCGACAGCCGACTGCTCGGGCACCCGGAGTCGTGGACGACTGACGATTCGTGGTCAGTGGGCGGCGTCCTGCCAGGTGCGCCCGAAGCCGACCGAGACATCGAGCGGGACCGCCAGGTCGGCGGCCGACGCCATCTGCTCGCGGACGAGCGCCTCGACCCGCTCATGCTCGCCGGCGGCGACCTCGAGCACGAGCTCGTCGTGGACCTGCAGCAGCATCCGTGACGTCAGGTCGGACTCCGCGAGCGCCCCGTGTACGCCGAGCATGGCAACCTTGATGATGTCGGCCGCCGAGCCCTGGATCGGTGCGTTGAGGGCCATCCGCTCCGCCATCTCGCGGCGCTGCCGGTTGTCGCTGGTGAGGTCCGGTAGGTAGCGTCGCCGGCCGAGGATGGTCTCGGTGAACCCGGTCTGGCGTGCCTCGTCGACGACACCGTGCAGGTAGTCGCGTACGCCGCCGAAGCGCACGAAGTACTCCTCCATCAGGCCCTGCGCCTCGCCGGTCTCGATGCCGAGCTGCTGACTCAGGCCGTAGGCCGAGAGCCCGTACGCGAGCCCGTAGTTCATCGCCTTGATCCGGCTGCGCATATGGGGGGTGATCTCGTCGGCATCGACCGCGAAGACCCGCGATGCCATCGCCGTGTGGAAGTCTTCGCCGGAGTTGAACGCCGCGATCAGGCCGGCGTCCTCCGAGACGTGCGCCATGATCCGCATCTCGATCTGGCTGTAGTCGGCGGTCAGCAGGTCGTCGTAGCCGGGACCGACACAGAACGCGCCACGGATCCGCCGGCCGGACTCGGTGCGGATCGGGATGTTCTGCAGGTTCGGGTCGGTCGAGCTCAGTCGGCCCGTCGCCGCGATCGTCTGGTTGTACGTCGTGTGGATCCGGCTGTCGCTGGCCACGGTCTTGCGGAGGCCTTCGACGGTCTGGCGTAGTCGGCTGACGTCGCGATGTGTCAGCAGGTGCGAGAGGAACGGGTGCTCGGTCTTCTCGAACAACGACTGCAATGCGTCGGCGTCGGTGGTGTAACCGGTCTTCGTACGCTTGGTCTTCGGCATGCCGAGCTCGTCGAACAGCACCACCTGCAGCTGCTTCGGCGAGCCGAGGTTGATCTGCTTGCCGATCACCGCGTACGCCTCGTCGGCCGCGTCGCGTACCCGCGTGGCGAACTGCGACTCGAGCTGCTCGAGGTCGGCGTCGTCGACGGCGATGCCCGTGCGCTCCATCTCGGCCAGCACGCTGAGCAGCGGCAGCTCGAGGTCGCGGAGCAGCTCGGCGGCGCCGTGCCGCTCGAGATCGGTGTCGAGCTCGGCCGCGAGCTCGAGCGTCGCCCGCGCACGTACCATCGCCGCGTCCGCGCCGGCCTGCTCGCCGGTGTCGAGCGTCAGCTGGCCGGCGTCCGCGGAGTCATCGGCCAGCTCGCGGCGCAGGTAGCGCAGGGTCAGGTCGGCGAGGTCGTACGAACGCTGGTCGGGCTTGACGAGGTACGCGGCGAGCGCGGTGTCGTGCTCGACGCCACGCAGCTCGATGCCGCGAGCCCGCAGCGCGAGCATCGGACCCTTGGCGTCGTGCAGCGCCTTCGACACGTCCGCGTCGCCCAGCCAGCCCGCGAGAGCGCGCTCGTCGTCCGGGCCGAGCTCGGCGAGGTCGACCCAGGCCGCCGGCCCCTTCGCGGTCGCGATCGCGACCGACCGCACGTCGCCCGCTCCAGCGCCCCAGACGCCGTCGACGTGGAGTCCGGCCCGCGCGCCGTCGCGGGCGTGGGCGTCGAGCCACTCGCCCAGCGCACCCGCCACCGGGATCGTCGCGTCGATGTCGAAGCCCTCGTCGGAGACCGGCTCGTCGGACGACAGCGTCGCGAACAGCCGGTCGCGCAGCACCCGGAACTCCAGGCCGTCGAACACCTCGTGGATGGCGTCGCGATCCCACGTCTTCAGCGCGAGTTCGTCCGGGCCGAGCGGCAGGTCGAGGTCGCGTACGAGCGCGTTGATGCGGCGGTTGCGGATGACGTCGGAGAGGTGTTCGCGCAGCGACTCCCCCGCCTTGCCCGGCACCTGGTCGACGTCGCGCACGATGCCGTCGAGCCCGTCGAACTTCGCCAGCCACTTGGCGGCCGTCTTCGGACCGACACCGGGTACGCCCGGCAGGTTGTCGCTGGTCTCACCGACCAGCGCCGCGACCTCGGGGTACCGCTCCGGTGCGACTCCGTACTTCTCCTGCACCGCCTCCGGCGTCATCCGCGCCAGGTCGGAGACACCCTTGCGGGGGTAGAGCACGGTGGTGTGGTCGGTGACGAGCTGCAGGGCATCGCGGTCGCCGGTGCAGATCAGCACGTCAAAGCCGGCCGCCTCCGCCTGTGTCGCGAGCGTGCCGATGATGTCGTCGGCCTCGTAGCCCTCCCGCTCCAGGCTGGAGATCGCGAGCGCGTCGAGGACCTCCTTGACGAGCGAGACCTGACCCTTGAACTCCGGCGGCGACGCCGAGCGGTTGCCTTTGTACTCGGCGTACTCCTCCAGCCGGAACGTCTTGCGGGAGACGTCGAACGCGACCGCGACGTGGGTCGGCTCCTCGTCGCGCAGCACGTTGATGAGCATCGACGTGAACCCGTACACGGCGTTGGTCGGCTGGCCCGTGGTGGTCGAGAAGTTCTCGACCGGGAGCGCGAAGAACGCGCGGTACGCGATCGAGTGGCCGTCGATGAGCAGGAGGCGGTTGGCTGCAGCGGTGTCCACCCGGCGAGCCTAACGGCGCGGTCCGACAACCCGCACGGGTGTCGGGCAGTGCCGGGTCAGACCGACGAGCCCGGCCGGACGTGCGACTGCCGGCGGCGCATCGTGCGCCGCAAGGCGATCAGCCGGCCGGTGAACCTCGAGCTCGTCGCGATGCCCGCGAACCTCGACCCGAGCGCGCTGACCTGCGCCGCGCGTACGACCGCGACCTGACCGAAGCCGATGCGATTCAGGAATCGGTTGGCGTCTCGGGAGTCGGCGGGCGAGACGGCCATCATCACCTCGCAGTTGACGTCCTCGGCCCAACGTACGCCCGCGGAGATCAGACTCGACGCGATCAGCCGGCGGCGGTGACGGGGTGCGACATGGAGGTCGGTGACGACGATGACCTTCTCGGTCTGGATCAGCGACAACAGCTGCCGGCGGAATGCGATCGCACCGACGACGTCGCCGTCGCGGACGGCGACGAGGATCTTGCGGTCGGGATCGGAGAGCTGCTCGCTCAACGCGTCGGCGGCCTCGGCCACCATCGGCTTGCGGTGGATTCCCGACGCCGTCTCACTGTCGTACGACTCGATGTCGACGGCGTTGCACTGGTCCCATACCTCGATCAGGGCGGCGGCGTCCTCGATCTCGGCGTCTCGCACCACGATGGATACTCGCGACAACCTGACGCTCCTCATCTAGGTACCGGACGTTCACGGACCCCGCGGCTGACAGACTACGCCGGAGCAGGTCCAACGTCACCCGCAGGTCCACAGGAGTGAGGAACGCACTTGTTCAGGGGCGAAGGAACCGTCATCAACGTCGTCGCGGTGCTGATCGGCTCGGGTATCGGGGTCGCGGTCGGGCACCGGCTGCCGCAGCGTACGCGCAACGCGGTGACCGATGCTCTCGGCCTGGTGACGCTGCTGATCGCCGCGTTGGCCGCGATGGCGGTCACCGACTCGGCATTCACGTCGGAGGTCGGACCGGACGCACCCGTGCTGATCGTGCTGGGGTCGCTGCTGATCGGCGGAATCGCCGGGTCGCTGGCGGGCATCGAGCTGCGGTTGGAGGCGTTCGGCGGGTGGCTGCAGAGTCGGCTCAGCCGACGAGAGACGTCGGAGGAACGCGTCCGGTTCATCGAGGGGTTCGTCTCCGCGTCGCTGGTGTTCTGCGTCGGGCCGCTCACGGTGCTCGGTTCGCTCAACGACGGTCTCGGCAACGGTTCGGACCAGCTCGTGCTGAAGTCCGTGCTCGACGGCTTCGCAGCGATCGCGTTCGCCGCCTCCCTCGGCATCGGAGTGATGGCCTCGGCCATCGCGGTGCTCGCCGTGCAGGGCTCGCTCACGGTGGTCGGGCTCGCGCTCGGCTCGTTCCTTCCCGACGCTCATCTTGCTGCGTTGACGGCCACCGGAGGGCTGCTGCTGGCAGGGGTCGGCATCCGGCTGCTGCAGCTCAAGGCGCTCCCTGTGGCCGACCTGCTCCCAGCCCTGATCGTCGCCCCGATCTTGACCGAAATCGTCGTCCTCATCCGTTAGACCGGACTCTGCCGCCGTTGTGCAACGGTTACAACACGATCATCCGATCGGCATCTCCCGCTCCGGTCGACCCGCTATGCTCCCGCAGAGTCCATGAGACGGGGAGGGTGCTCTGTACCCTCCCTGTTGCATGAACTGGCCGTTACCGACCACCCGACAGGAGCCTGATGTGCGACTGCGCGTAGCAGCTGTCCTCGCACTCCTCATGGGAGCATTCCTCTTCACCTGGGGTTCGGCGGCGCAGGCCGCGCCCGGAGAGCAAGCCCCATCCGCCAGCACCCCGTTCGCCGCCGACAAGGACAAGGACAAGGGCCCGGTCACCGTCATCTCGGGTGTTCTGCAGAACACCGCCGAAGGCAACGAAGCGGTGCCGGGAGTGACGATCCGGGTCACGACGTCCGAGGGTGACACGCTCGAGACGGAGAGCGACGAGAGCGGGCGATACCAGCTCAAGGTGCCCGCCACGGGCGAGACCAAGATCGAGCTCGTCACGGACACTCTCCCCGAGGGAGTCCAGCTCCGCGAAGGCATCCAGAACCCACTCACGGTGACGCTCGACTCAGGTCGACCGTCGCTCTCGACGGTGTTCGCGGTCGGGCCGGACAACCGTGCGGTCGAGTCCTGGTACGACCGCGTGCCGCAGACGATCTGGGACGGCGCGTACTTCGGCATCGTGCTCGCGCTCGGCGCGCTCGGCCTGTCGATGGTCTTCGGCACCACCGGCCTGACGAACTTCTCCCACGGCGAGCTCGTCACGTTCGGCGCGATCATGACCTACGTCTTCAACGTCGCGATCGGCTGGCCCATCTGGGTCGCCGGACTCCTCGCGATGATCTGTGCGGCGGCGTTCGGCTATCTCCAGGACACGCTGTTCTGGCGAAGACTCAGGCACAGGGGCACCGGGCTGATCGCGATGATGATCGTCTCGATCGGCCTGCAGTTCCTGCTGCGCAACGCGTACCAGTACGGCACCGGCGGGCAGACCCTGAACTACGACGACTACATGACGCCGGACGCGAGCCACGCGCTCGGTGTCGACTACACCACCCGTGACCTGATCATCATCGCGATCGCCGTCGTGCTGCTGCTGTCGGTGACGATCGCGCTGCAGAAGACCCGGATCGGTCGGGCGACCCGCGCGGTGGCCGACAATCCCGCACTCGCCGCGTCCTCGGGTATCAACGTCGACCGGGTGATCACCGTCGTCTGGACGGTCGGCACCATGCTCGCGGGCGCCTGCGGTGTGATGCTCGGCTTCACCCAGTCGGTGAAGTTCGACCTCGGTGCTCAGGTGCTGCTGGTGATGTTCGCCGCGATCACGGTCGGAGGACTCGGATCGGTCTGGGGCGCCATCATCGGCTCGGTTGTCGTCGGCATCCTGATCGAGATGTCGACGCTCATCATTCCCGCAGAGCTGAAGATCGCGACCGCACTGTTCGTCCTCATCGTCGTTCTGATGGTCCGGCCGCAAGGTCTGCTGGGCCGCAAGGAACGCGTGGGATGATCGGGAGAGGGAGAAACTGATGGACTGGTCAATTCTCGAGAACGCCCTCCAGGCGGCGGTCGGTACCTCGGCGATCTACTTCTGCCTCGCCGCCATCGGCCTCAACGTGCAGTTCGGCTACACCGGGCTGATCAACTTCGGTCAGGCCGGATTCCTGGCGCTCGGCGCGTACGGCCTCGCCGTCTCGGTCGCGTCCTGGGGCCTTCCGTTCTTCGTCGGGATCGGGTTGGGACTCGTGCTCAGTGCCGTACTGGCCCTGCTGCTCGGTATCCCGACTCTGCGCCTACGGGCCGACTACCTCGCCATCGCGACGATCGCCGCGGCGGAGGTACTGCGCCTCGTGCTCGGCGGCACCTGGAAGGACACGCTGGGCGGGCGCACCGGCATCAACGACTTCACCGAAGCCTTCTACAACGCGAACCCCTACTCCGGCTCGATCCTGGGGTTCCGCTCCGACGAGTTCTGGGTGATGACGGTCGGCTGGGTCGTGGTCGCGCTGTCCAGCGTGTTCGTCTGGCTGCTCGTCCGTTCGCCGTGGGGCCGGGTGCTCAAGGCGATTCGTGAGGACGAGGAGGCCGCTCGCAGCCTCGGTAAGAACGTGTATGCGTACAAGATGCAGGCGCTCGTCCTGGGAGGCATGATCGGCTGCCTCGGCGGGTTCGCCATCGCGATCGCGCAAGACGCGGTGCAGCCGAACAGCTTCAACCTCGACATGACGTTCATCGTGTTCACGATGCTGATCCTCGGCGGCGCGGCCCGGGTGATCGGCCCGGTGTTCGGGGCGATCGTGTTCTGGGGCCTGCTGTCCTTGGTCGACGGGGTCCTCTCGAAGCTGACAAGCGGCAGCGACCCGACGATGCCGACCTGGTTGATGGACGGGCAGCAGGTCGGCCCTGTCCGGTTCATGCTGGTCGGGCTTGTGCTGATGCTGCTGATGATCTACCGCCCGCAGGGAGTCTTCGGAGACCGGAAGGAGATTGCGCTCGATGCCCGCTGACGCAACGGCCCCAGAGCCGACACAGAACGCGACCGATCCCAATGAGCCGATCCTGGTGGCCGACAACGTCGTACGCCGGTTCGGCGGCCTGACCGCGGTCGACGTCGACCATGTCGAGGTCCCGCGCGGCAAGATCACCGCGCTGATCGGACCGAACGGCGCCGGCAAGACGACGTTCTTCAACCTGCTCACCGGCTTCGACCAACCCGACACCGGCTCGTGGACGTACAACGGTCACGACCTCGCCGGCGTGCCGGCGTACAAGGTGGCGCGGCGCGGCATGGTGCGTACGTTCCAGCTGACGAAGGTGCTCGCGAAGCTGTCGGTGATCGAGAACATGCGGCTGGCCGCCACCGACCAGCGCGGCGAGCGGTTCTGGTCCGCGCCGTGGGCGGCACTCTGGCGAAGCCAGGAGCGTGAGGTCACCGAGCGGGCGTACGCGCTGCTCGAGCGGTTCAAGCTCAAGGAGAAGGCCGACGACTTCGCCGGGTCGCTTTCGGGCGGCCAACGCAAGCTGCTCGAGGTCGCGCGCGCGCTGATGGTCGACCCGGAGCTCGTGATGCTCGACGAGCCGATGGCCGGTGTCAACCCGGCGCTCAAGCAGTCGCTGCTCGGACACGTCAAGTCCCTGCGCGAAGACGGTATGACGGTGCTGTTCGTCGAGCACGACATGGACATGGTCCGCGATATCTCCGACCACGTGATCGTGATGGCTCAGGGCCGCATCGTCTCCGAGGGCACCCCGGACGACGTGATGAGTGACCCGAAGGTCATCGACGCCTACCTCGGCGAACATCACGACACCGATATCACCGAAGAGCGCGAGGCGGCCGAGCTCGCCGAGAAGATCGCCGAAGCCGGCGGCAAGTCCGAGCATCTGGAGGGATGAGCATGAGCGACAGTGAAGCCGCGGTCGACTCGCCCGACCTGGGCGAGGCCGCGCAGAAGGAGCGCGACGCGCACCTCGCCGCCGCAGACGGCGCCATCCTGCGTGCGGATGACCTGATCGCCGGCTACCTGCCCGGCGTCAACATCTTGAACCACACCGACCTGTACTGCCAGGAAGGCGAGCTCGTCGGCATCATCGGGCCGAACGGCGCGGGCAAGTCGACGCTGCTCAAGGCGCTGTTCGGATTGGTCACCATCCACTCCGGCACGGTGACGCTTCGCGGCAAGGAGATCACGAACGAGCGCGCCGATACGCTTGTGAGCAAGGGCATCGGCTTCGTACCGCAGACCGAGAACGTCTTCCCGAGCCTGTCGATCGAGGAGAACCTGCAGATGGGCTGCTATCAGGCCCCTGCGAAGTTCGGCGAGCGGCTCGAGGTGGTCGGAGACATCTTCCCGGCGCTGATCGACCGCAAGACACAGCGCGCCGGCTCGCTGTCCGGCGGCGAGCGGCAGATGGTGGCGATGGGCCGGGCGTTGATGATGGACCCGTCCGTCCTCCTGCTCGACGAGCCGTCCGCGGGCCTCTCCCCCGTCCTGCAGGACGAGGTGTTCGTACAGACCCGCGCGATCAACCGGGCCGGGGTCTCGGTGGTCATGGTCGAGCAGAACGCCCGCCGCTGCCTGCAGATCTGCGACCGTGGGTACGTCCTCGACCAGGGCCGCAACGCGTACACCGCCCCAGGTCGCGAGCTGATGAACGACCCGAAGGTGATCGAGCTCTACCTCGGAACGCTCGCCAAGGCCGACTGAGGTCTCGTACGCTCGCCAAGGCCGACTGAGGTCTCGTACGCCCGCGCATCGGCCATGGCGCCGCCCGGAAACGCAGCCGGGCGAGAACGCAAGGGTGAACGAGGATCGGGGTCCACGTACGAACGCGCACTGAACGGACCGGATGCCGCATCAACCCGAGATCTGGGCTGAAACGGCGGAGCCGCCGCTCTGTCAGTCGTCACGACCCGTCGTTTCGGCCCAGATCTCGTAGAACGGCCACGCCGACGCGAGCGGCTGCCGTAAGAGAAGCTCCGCCACACAACGAGGCCCCGGAACGCTTCCGCGTTCCGGGGCCCGATTGCTTACTGCGGCTACGGCCTACTTGTTCGGGCCGATGCCCGCCGTCTCCATCTCCGGGATGATCTTCTTCGCCTCGTCGAACGAGATCAGCACGATCGCGTCCGGATCGGCCGATGCGATCTCGTCGACCTCGGCGGAGAAGTTCGGCGACTCCGGCGAGTACAGCACGTTCGCCACGACCTCGCCGCCCTGCTCGGTGAAGTACTTCTCCACATTCTCGGCGAGCGCCTCACCGTACGCCTCCTGGCGGGCCATGATCGCGACGTTGGTGAAGCCGTCCTTGCCGAGCTGGTCGGCCATCACCCGGCCCTGCAGCACGTCCGACGGAGCCGTACGGAAGTACAGACCCTTGTCGTCCTTGGTGTCGAACGCCGTCGAGGTGTTCGCCGGCGAGATCTGCAGGACACCCGCGTTGGTGATCTGCTTGAGCACCGCGAGCGACACGTCCGACGACGCGGCCCCGACGATGACGTCGACATTCGCCGACAGCAGCTTGTTCGCCTGCTCCGGCGCGATGTTCGGCGTACCGTCGCCGGAGTCGGCCTCGGTGATCGTGGCGTCCTTGCCGAGCACGCCGCCGGCCTTGTTGATGTCCTCGATCGCGAGCTTGACGCCGGCGGTCTCGGGCGGCTCCAGGAACGCGAGGTCGCCGGTCTGCGGCAGCAGCGTGCCGACCTTGAACTGACCGTCGCTCTTACCCGTGCCCTCGATCTGCTGGCCGGCGCTCGGAGCGGGGTTCTCGGTCACCTCTCCGGTGACGTAGTCGATGTTGTGGAAGGTGTTGTCCTCGCCGTACTCGAAGATGCCGATCGTCGCGGCGGAGGGGCTACCCGTGTCGTTGAAGTTGATCGGGCTGCTCACACCTTCGTAGTCGACGTCCTTGCCACCGCTGAGCAGATCGGCGCACTCCTTGAACTCGGTGCACTTCGTTCCGGGGGGTGCCGAAACGCCCTGCATCTCCTTCGCGATGGCCTTCGGATCGTCGGTGTCGGCCGCGATCGCCGACAGTGCGGTGACCACCGTCGCGTCGTACGACTCGGGACCGTACGTGAAGCTGTCGAGCTTGCTGTCGATCGACAGCAAGCGCTTGCGGAAGTCGTCGCCCAGCTCGGCGCCGGGGTACGTCGCCTTCACGCCCTTGAGCGTGCCGGGATCGAAGTCCTTGCTGTAGTCGGCGGTGTTGCCGTCGACGAAGTAGACCTGCTTGTTGCTCGTGGTCTGACCGGCCGCTGCGGCGCCGCTGTCGTCGCTGCCGCTGCTGTCGTCACTGCCGCCGTCGTCGTCGTCGCCACCGCAAGCGGCGAGTACTAGCGCGGTCGCCGCGGCTACCGCCGCGAGCCGGACCGCCGTTGAGGGGCGTCTCATGGATCCTCCGGGTTGTTCGTCTCAGACGCGCACTCCGCGCACACCTGGGCGCACGGCTCGCGACCGTTTCAGTGCCTAGAAACTAGCGCGTATTTGTCACACACATGCATCGGTTACGCAATCGACGTTCGATGTTGCGAAGTTGTGACCTCGCGGCCGTCAATCCGCGCGGCCGTCGCCGTCGTCCGCCCCGTCCGCGATGCCCGGTCCATGGTCGACGACGCCCGCTGCGACCGCCTTCATGGACAACCGTAGGTCCATCGCGGTCTTCTGGATCCAGCGGAACGCGTCCGGCTCGCTCAGCGAGAGCGTCTCCTGGAGTACGCCCTTGGCGCGGTCGACGAGCTTGCGGGTCTCGAGCCGTTCGGTCAGGTCGTCGACCTCGTTCTCCAGCTCGATCAGCTCGACGTACCGGCTGACGGCCATCTCGATCGCGGGCACGAGGTCGGTCTTGCTGAACGGCTTGACGAGGTACGCCATCGCGCCCGCGTCACGCGCCCGATCCACCAGCTCACGCTGACTGAATGCGGTCAGCATGACCACCGGAGCGATTCGTTGCGTCGCGATGCGCTCGGCCGCAGCAATCCCGTCGAGCTTCGGCATCTTGATGTCCATGACGACGAGATCCGGCCGGAACTCCTCGGTCAGCCGGACGGCCTGTTCGCCGTCGGACGCCTGCCCGACGACCTCGTAACCCTCCTCCGAGAGCATCTCCGCGAGGTCGAGTCGGATCAGCGCTTCGTCCTCCGCGATGACGACGCGACGGCTCGGGGTCGTGGGCGAGGCTGGTGTTGGCACGTGAGAAGGTTATCCCGCGCCGCTGGTGCGTACGCAGGTGGCGCGAGCCGGGTTGGCGGAATAGGCAGACGCGATGGTCTCAAACACCATTGTCCGAAAGGACGTGCGGGTTCAAGTCCCGCACCCGGCACATTCACATGGTGGGCAGCTTGCCGCCGCGGGCGAGCGGGGCGTTGCAGATGGTCGGCGACATGACCTCCGCCGGGCTCCCCCAGCCTGCGCACTGGTAGTCGGAGTGGCCGTACCAGTCGTGGCCGAACTCGTGCGCCGCGAGTAGCGCGTCGTCGTTCACACCGCCCATGTACAACGCGATCCGCTGACCCTGACCCCAGTTGCAGCCGACGATGTTGCCGCCACCCCCGCAGTCGGTGATGTAGCTGTTCCGGCACTCGACGGGCGTACCCCCGCCCTCGGTGAGCCCGTTCCAGGCGGCGGCACCCTGCCTGATCGCCGCGGCGTACGGCTCGCAGGACGCCTCGAGGTAGTAGCTGCGGTCGTTCGGGGTGTCCCAGCCGGCGGCCGGCGCAACCGCGACGGTGTCGGGAGTGACATCGTGTACGGCCGGTGCAGCACCGGCCTGGGTGACCGTGCCTGCGAACGCCGCGGCGACACCTGCGGCGACGATTCCGAACCTTGTGAAGACGTGCTTGATCATGCCGATCTCCTTCGTCCGAGGGACGGCCGGGGTCTCCGGCGATCCCGCCATACCTGGCGGAACCTCACCTACCCAGGACGAGCGAAATCATGCGCCGCACTACTCGATCGACTCGTCGCCGCGGTACGCGGGAGCGATCTCGTTGATCGCATCACCCATCCGATGGATGCGCAGCGCATTCGTCGAGCCCGGGATGCCGGGCGGGCTGCCCGCCACGATGACGACCTGCTCGCCCTCGACGCAGTGCCCGCTCTCCAGCAGGCTGCGATCGACCTGGCGCACCATCATGTCCGTGTGCTCGACGCGGCGGGCCCAGAACGACTCGACGCCCCAGCTCAACGCCAGCTGCTCGCGTACGACCGGGTCCGTCGTGAACGCGATCACCGGCACCCGGGAGCGGTAACGCGTGGCGCGCCGCGCGGAGTCGCCGGACGTCGTGAACGCGACCAGGTACTTCGCGTCGACGGCCTCGGCCACTTCGGCCGCAGCCTTGCAGATCACGCCGCCGCGGGTACGCGGCTTCCAGTCGATCGCGGCCATCTGCGAGAGACCGTGGTCCTCGGTCGACCCCACGATCCGCGCCATCGTCTCAACTGTCTCGACCGGATACTGTCCGACACTGGTCTCGCCCGACAGCATCACCGCGTCCGCGCCGTCGAGGACGGCGTTCGCGACGTCGGAGGTCTCTGCGCGGGTCGGACGCGGCGACGAGATCATCGACTCCAGCATCTGGGTCGCCACGATGACCGGCTTGGCATGCGTACGCGCGCGCTCGATGATCTTCTTCTGCACGAGTGGCACGAACTCGAGCGGCAGCTCGACGCCCAGATCACCGCGCGCGACCATGAAGCCGTCGAAGACGTCGACGATCTCCTCGAGGTTCTCGACCGCCTGCGGCTTCTCGATCTTGGCGATGACGGGCCGCAGCACGTCCTCGTCGCGCATGATCCGGCGTACGTCCTCGGCGTCGGCGGCGTTGCGTACGAACGACAGCGCGACGAAGTCGACACCGGTGC harbors:
- the polA gene encoding DNA polymerase I codes for the protein MDTAAANRLLLIDGHSIAYRAFFALPVENFSTTTGQPTNAVYGFTSMLINVLRDEEPTHVAVAFDVSRKTFRLEEYAEYKGNRSASPPEFKGQVSLVKEVLDALAISSLEREGYEADDIIGTLATQAEAAGFDVLICTGDRDALQLVTDHTTVLYPRKGVSDLARMTPEAVQEKYGVAPERYPEVAALVGETSDNLPGVPGVGPKTAAKWLAKFDGLDGIVRDVDQVPGKAGESLREHLSDVIRNRRINALVRDLDLPLGPDELALKTWDRDAIHEVFDGLEFRVLRDRLFATLSSDEPVSDEGFDIDATIPVAGALGEWLDAHARDGARAGLHVDGVWGAGAGDVRSVAIATAKGPAAWVDLAELGPDDERALAGWLGDADVSKALHDAKGPMLALRARGIELRGVEHDTALAAYLVKPDQRSYDLADLTLRYLRRELADDSADAGQLTLDTGEQAGADAAMVRARATLELAAELDTDLERHGAAELLRDLELPLLSVLAEMERTGIAVDDADLEQLESQFATRVRDAADEAYAVIGKQINLGSPKQLQVVLFDELGMPKTKRTKTGYTTDADALQSLFEKTEHPFLSHLLTHRDVSRLRQTVEGLRKTVASDSRIHTTYNQTIAATGRLSSTDPNLQNIPIRTESGRRIRGAFCVGPGYDDLLTADYSQIEMRIMAHVSEDAGLIAAFNSGEDFHTAMASRVFAVDADEITPHMRSRIKAMNYGLAYGLSAYGLSQQLGIETGEAQGLMEEYFVRFGGVRDYLHGVVDEARQTGFTETILGRRRYLPDLTSDNRQRREMAERMALNAPIQGSAADIIKVAMLGVHGALAESDLTSRMLLQVHDELVLEVAAGEHERVEALVREQMASAADLAVPLDVSVGFGRTWQDAAH
- a CDS encoding GNAT family N-acetyltransferase — protein: MSRVSIVVRDAEIEDAAALIEVWDQCNAVDIESYDSETASGIHRKPMVAEAADALSEQLSDPDRKILVAVRDGDVVGAIAFRRQLLSLIQTEKVIVVTDLHVAPRHRRRLIASSLISAGVRWAEDVNCEVMMAVSPADSRDANRFLNRIGFGQVAVVRAAQVSALGSRFAGIATSSRFTGRLIALRRTMRRRQSHVRPGSSV
- a CDS encoding DUF554 domain-containing protein, which encodes MFRGEGTVINVVAVLIGSGIGVAVGHRLPQRTRNAVTDALGLVTLLIAALAAMAVTDSAFTSEVGPDAPVLIVLGSLLIGGIAGSLAGIELRLEAFGGWLQSRLSRRETSEERVRFIEGFVSASLVFCVGPLTVLGSLNDGLGNGSDQLVLKSVLDGFAAIAFAASLGIGVMASAIAVLAVQGSLTVVGLALGSFLPDAHLAALTATGGLLLAGVGIRLLQLKALPVADLLPALIVAPILTEIVVLIR
- a CDS encoding branched-chain amino acid ABC transporter permease, which encodes MRLRVAAVLALLMGAFLFTWGSAAQAAPGEQAPSASTPFAADKDKDKGPVTVISGVLQNTAEGNEAVPGVTIRVTTSEGDTLETESDESGRYQLKVPATGETKIELVTDTLPEGVQLREGIQNPLTVTLDSGRPSLSTVFAVGPDNRAVESWYDRVPQTIWDGAYFGIVLALGALGLSMVFGTTGLTNFSHGELVTFGAIMTYVFNVAIGWPIWVAGLLAMICAAAFGYLQDTLFWRRLRHRGTGLIAMMIVSIGLQFLLRNAYQYGTGGQTLNYDDYMTPDASHALGVDYTTRDLIIIAIAVVLLLSVTIALQKTRIGRATRAVADNPALAASSGINVDRVITVVWTVGTMLAGACGVMLGFTQSVKFDLGAQVLLVMFAAITVGGLGSVWGAIIGSVVVGILIEMSTLIIPAELKIATALFVLIVVLMVRPQGLLGRKERVG
- a CDS encoding branched-chain amino acid ABC transporter permease, whose product is MDWSILENALQAAVGTSAIYFCLAAIGLNVQFGYTGLINFGQAGFLALGAYGLAVSVASWGLPFFVGIGLGLVLSAVLALLLGIPTLRLRADYLAIATIAAAEVLRLVLGGTWKDTLGGRTGINDFTEAFYNANPYSGSILGFRSDEFWVMTVGWVVVALSSVFVWLLVRSPWGRVLKAIREDEEAARSLGKNVYAYKMQALVLGGMIGCLGGFAIAIAQDAVQPNSFNLDMTFIVFTMLILGGAARVIGPVFGAIVFWGLLSLVDGVLSKLTSGSDPTMPTWLMDGQQVGPVRFMLVGLVLMLLMIYRPQGVFGDRKEIALDAR
- a CDS encoding ABC transporter ATP-binding protein, giving the protein MPADATAPEPTQNATDPNEPILVADNVVRRFGGLTAVDVDHVEVPRGKITALIGPNGAGKTTFFNLLTGFDQPDTGSWTYNGHDLAGVPAYKVARRGMVRTFQLTKVLAKLSVIENMRLAATDQRGERFWSAPWAALWRSQEREVTERAYALLERFKLKEKADDFAGSLSGGQRKLLEVARALMVDPELVMLDEPMAGVNPALKQSLLGHVKSLREDGMTVLFVEHDMDMVRDISDHVIVMAQGRIVSEGTPDDVMSDPKVIDAYLGEHHDTDITEEREAAELAEKIAEAGGKSEHLEG
- a CDS encoding ABC transporter ATP-binding protein encodes the protein MSDSEAAVDSPDLGEAAQKERDAHLAAADGAILRADDLIAGYLPGVNILNHTDLYCQEGELVGIIGPNGAGKSTLLKALFGLVTIHSGTVTLRGKEITNERADTLVSKGIGFVPQTENVFPSLSIEENLQMGCYQAPAKFGERLEVVGDIFPALIDRKTQRAGSLSGGERQMVAMGRALMMDPSVLLLDEPSAGLSPVLQDEVFVQTRAINRAGVSVVMVEQNARRCLQICDRGYVLDQGRNAYTAPGRELMNDPKVIELYLGTLAKAD